AGCGCCGGCAAGACCGTCGCCACGGGCAAGACCGACGCCCAGGGCACCTGGGAGGCGAACGACCTGACCCCCGGCACGTACACGGTGCACGAGGTGAAGGCCGTCGAGGGCTACCAGCTCGCCGCTGACCAGAAGGCAACCGTCACCGACGGCAAGACGGCCGACGTCGCGGTCAAGGACGTCAAGATCCCCGAGCAGCCGAAGCCGAAGCCGCGCCCGGTCACCATCCCCGTCCTGCCGCAGACCGGCGCCTGACCGCCGCTGCGCACCGCGTCCCTCGCGGAGCGGCGGCGGGGTGGTGACCAGCTCTCAGCCGGCCACCACCCCGCCGCCCGGCCCGCGCCGCACTCACTCGCAGGAACCACCGATGCCCCGCACCACCAGCACCTCCGAGTCCAACGACGCCCCTGCCTCCCGCGAGTCCGCCTCCACCCGTTCCGGCCGGCACCGCCTCACGATCGCTGCGGTGGCCGCCACGGGCCTCACGTTCGCCGCCCTGCTGTGGGCGCAGCACTGCCAGGGCTCCGACGCCAGCACCCCGGCCGTCTCGAAGTCCTCCGCCGCACCCTCGGTCGCCGCGTCCTCGGCCGCCGCACAGACCCCCGACCCGCTGACCGACTCCGCCACGCCCGACGACGGGGATGCGAAGAAGGGGGACAACACCGGCAAGTCCCGTGTGGCCGCCGCCCGCACTCTCTCCGAGTGGAATGCCGACAACCCGGCCGCCACCGGCGAGCACGCGGTGGGCGGGAAGGCCGGAAGCGGCCCCGGCGGCCGCATCGGCGAGGTTCTGCGCATCCCCGCCCTCGGCAAGGACTGGGCCCAGCCCGTCTACGACGGCGTCGGCGACAAGCAGCTGCGCGCCGGTGTCGGCCACTTCCCGACCACCGAACAGCCGGGCCAGATCGGGAACTTCGCGCTGGCCGGCCACCGCTCCGGCGTTGCTGATCCAGCCTTCCGCAACATCGACCGCATCAAGACCGGCGCCCTGATCCAGGTGACCACGGCGCACAGGATCACCTACACCTACACCGTCACCCGCGTGCACACCGTCGCTCCGACCGACGTTGACGTTATCGCCCAGGTCCCCGGCCGCCCCGACGCTACCCCCACCAAGGCGAAGCTCACCCTCGTCACCTGCTGGCCGGCCACCGGCCACTCCAGGAGGGTTGTCGTCGAAGCCGACCTCGCCTCCGCCAAGGGCGGTGCCTAGTGGCCGAAGACACCGACCCGCCAGAGGAGGCGACCGAGAAGGTCACCGTGCTGCCGGCACGGCCCTGGCCGGTCTACAACGTCGACCGCGCCCGCGCCGAGCTCATCGCCATCGAGATGCTCACCCGCGGCGCCAGCTACCTCCGGGTCCGCCACGCCACCGGCCTGTCTCCCAAGAACGTACGCCGACTGCAGAACCTCGTCGCCGAAGAGGCGATGAACCCGGCCGCCCCGCGCATTGTGTGCCGCACATCGGCCCGGGCGCAGGACCTGCGCGCCCGTAGTCAGGCCGCCCGGGCCAACGCCACGGCCCAGGCTCGCGAGCGCCTCGCCTCCCGCGCCGAGAACCTCCCCGGAGCGGCTGGCCAGCCGGCCCCCGCAGACGCGTCCCGTCCCCGTGAGCGGGAGGAGACGGCCGAGCCCGTCCAGATGACCTTCTCGATCGACTGCTGAACCGGCGCCGCCCACCACGGCGCCACCCGTCCTTCAGGCCCGTCCCGCCACGGGTCTACTTCGCGCACCCGAAAACCAGGAACTCCGTTGTCCACGACCCTTGCACCACCCCGGCCGTCCACGGCGCCGCCGGCTGCGGAGCACGACGTCGCCGGCCATCGCGTGCCCTCCAGCGGTCAGTGGATGTCCACGACCGACGGACGCATCGCGCCGAACGGCGAGGCATGGCTCGAAGCCGTCTACTGGTTCTACAAGTACGGCCCCTACGCGGCCGCGCGCCCCCACGGGCCGAAGAAGTTCGGCGGCACCACCCTGCGCATGGCGAAGGCGATCGCTCACCTCACCGAGTGCCGCCCCAGCGTCGGCAACCTCGTCGAGTGGCTCAAGATCTCCGAGCGCACGGTCAAGTACCACCTCGCCATGCTCCGGGAGAGCGGCCTCCTCACTTATCGCTCCAAGGGCACCCGCGTCTCCGGCTCCGGCGGGCGGGCCAGCGAGTTCGTACGCACCATCCCCCAGGTCTTCGACGACGCCGCAGGGCTGCGCACCGGGCCCTCGGACAAGCTCATCCGCGCCGTGCACGGCTTCTCCCCGGAGAAGACGCCGCTGCTCCAGGAGCTCCACGCAGCCGCCCGCCCACCCCGTCGCAGGAAGCGGACAAAGCGGTCCAACCGCCGTTCGGGTAGGACCCCTTCGGCGACCTCGTCTTGCACCCCAATGGTGGTTAGTACTTCTAGTTCTTCTACTGCGGGTGATACCTCCTCTCCCTCTGAGAGCAAGCTCGCCAGCGGGCAGCACAAGTCCCCCTCCCCGAAGAAGCCCACCCGCCGCAAGCTCAACACCATCGGCCGCCGCTACCAGCTCGCCGCCGAGCTCATCCAGCAGGTCGGCTGGCTCCACCGCGCTGCCGTCCCGCGGATCGCCTGGATCGTGCGGCACGTCGCCGACGCCGGATGGAGCACCGCCGAGGTCATCGCCGTCATCGGCCTCGAAGCCCCGGCCCGCCGTGTCCACCGTCCCTCCGGCTTCCTCGCCAACCGCCTCAAGGGCGCCCACCTGCTGTACGACACGCCCGCCAAGCGGACCGCGATCCTCGACCACTGGCGGGACTCACGCCACGCCGAGCACGACCGGCACGCCGAATGGTGGGAGGGCGACTGCCGCCGGCCCACCAGCCGCGCCGTGGCGCGCGAGGTCGATGCCGTCTTCGCCCAGCTGCAGCAGCCGGACGCCCCGGGGCCCGACGAGCGTGAACTCGCCGTCGGCGACGACGGTCTGGTCGCCCTCGAGCAGCTCACCCGCGACGAGGTCATCGAACTGCGCGCCGCCGCGCTCAAGGACCCCGCCCTCATCCGCGCCACCGTCCGCACCTGCGGCGAGACCTACGCCCGGCGCCTGTTCACCTCCTCCCTCGTCGACCAGGTCCAGCGCCTCACCCGCCTCGGCCGCACCGTCGTCCACGGTTGGAGGCCGGCGTGAGCACCGACGAGCCCACGGGCGTGGACCTCGCACGCGTCGCCCTGGCCGCTGCGAAGAAGGCCGCCAAGGAGCGCGGCGCCACCACGTCGCCCAAGCGGACCCCGAAGCGTCGGCCGTCTGCCCGCCGCGACGGCCGCGACCCCTTGGGGCTCGGCGGCGCCCTGGCCCAGCTCGTCGCCGAGCGCGGCTGGGAGACCCCTGCGGCCGGCGGGTCCGTGATGGACCAGTGGCAGACGATCGCCACGCCGGAGGTCGCCGACCAGCTGCGGGCCGTGGCCTTCGACAAGGACACCGGACGGCTCGACCTCGCCCCGGCCACCCACGCCTGGGCGACGCAGGCCCGCCTGATCAGCGCCCAGCTCATCCGCCAGGCCAACGCCGCGGTCGGCACCGAAGCGGTCCGCCAGATCCGGGTCCTCCCGGTCGGCTCGCGGGCCGCACGGACCTCGGCGCCCGCCGAGCCCACCCCCGCGCCCGCCGAGGCGGCCCCGAGCGGTGAGATCCGCACCCGGGAGAACGCCTCGGCCGGCTACCAGCGCGCGCGGGCCTCGATGGCGACCACCCCCGCAGCCCCGCCCGAAGGGCCGGTCCGCACCCGCGAGGACGGATGCGACGGCTACCAGCAGGTCCGTGCCCTGCTGAAGAGCACGTCCGCTCCCACCACCGCCGGCCAGACGCCGGTCCGCACCCGGGACGACGGATGCGACGGCTACCGCCAGGCGCTCGCCCAGGTCGGCGCCCCCGTCCCCGCCCGCGGTACGGCAGACGCGTCTGTCCGTACCCGCGAGACGGCCTCCACCGGATTCCAGCTCACCCGACGCGCGCTCCTGGAGGGCAAGAGCCGCGGCCGGGCCCGTCCCACATGACTACGCCGCCGCGAGCCCTCTCGCACCCGACGCGCACGAACGAAAGCAGCACACCCGTGAAGTCCACCAACACCGAGCACCAGGCCCCCGCCGACGCCCCCGCCGACGCCTCCGGCGTGGACCGCCGCGGCAGGAAGACCGCCTCCACCATCACCGATCCCGAACTCGACGCCCTCTACGACCAGCGCGACGCGCTGCTGCGCCGGTTGGCCAGCGTCCGAGGTGCCGGAGCGGCGGCATGAGCAGCCCGACCCTCGCCTATCCGGAAGCCGCCACCCCCTGCGCGGATGCCGACCCCGAGATCTTCCACGACGACGCCAAGGCATCCGTCGCCAGAAGGCTGTGCGCCGGCTGCCCGCTCGCCGCCCACTGCCGCACGCAGGCCCGCGACAACCGGGAGTGGGGGACCTGGGGCGGAGAGACCAGCGCAGAACGTGCCGCGGCCGGCCACCCGCCGGCCGGCTGGCGCGGACGCGGCCACAAGACCCACCTCAAGCCCTGCGGGACCCCCGCTGCCTACCGCCGCCACCTGCGGGCCGGCCAGGACCCCTGCCGGCCCTGCAAAACCGCCGAGTACTGCCGCCGCGCCGAAGGCAAAGCCGCCCGCGACCGTGCCGGCCGGACCACCTGACCAGGACAAGGAGCCACGACGTGAACGGACCGAGCAGCGCCCCGCGGGGCGAGCGCCCCGGAACCCGAGGAACCCGCTGGGAGACCGTCCTGACCTCCACGGAGGTCGTCGTCGACGACGACACCTGGAACGAGGAGCTGCCGGCGGCGAACCGGGAAACCCGCCGTGCCATAGCGCGCAAACAGCGCGGAAAGCGCAACTCCGCCCAGAGATAGGTAACCCGCCAGTAGCGGACGGTCGCGGCCTCTATCCACAGGACCCGGCCCGGACCCTTTCCCTGCTTCGGCACGCCTCCGTCCCGGCGCGCCCCCGACCAGACGAAGGAGCAGCGGATTGTCCACGCCGAGCACCATGACGCCATCCCCGGCTGAGCGGACCTCGGAGCCCGAGCCGCCATTCACCACCCGCCGGGCGGACCTGGGGGACCTCGCCCGGGTGAACGCCCTGCACCACCGCTGCTCGCTCGACACCCGCTATGCCCGATACGCCTCGGGGCGCCGGGAGTTGAAGATGTCCGAGTTCGCCAGGCTCGTCCACCCCGCCGCAGGCACCAGCTGGATCACCACACTGCGCGACGACCGCGAGACCGCCGTCGCCGTCACGCACCTGCTGAAGACGCGCACCCAAGGCGTCTTCGAGCTCGCCGTCCTGGTCGGCGACCCGTGGCAGGGCCGGGGCCTGGGCTCCTGGCTCACCGACTACGCCCTCCACTCGGCGATGGCCGACCCCCGCTGCGACGCCGTCGTGGCGATGTTCGGCGCCACCAACAGGCGCGCCCTGCGCATCCTGCGCCGCCGCGATGTCACCGTCCCCACCGCCAGCGCCGGCGTCATCGACGTCACCCTTCCCCTGCCCGAACGGAGTTGACCATGGCACCGCTTCCCACGCCCCACACCGAGCTCCACCGACCCGATGGCGCCCGCCTCGCCCTCTACGTCGACGGGCCCAGCGACCCCGACCTCGTCCTGGTCATGGCCCACGGATGGCAGGCAGCCGCATCCGTCTGGAACGAGCACGTCCGCCACTTCCCGCGGCCGCGCACCCGCATCGTCCGCTACGACCAGCGCGGGCACGGCAACTCCACCGGCGGCAGAGCCCTGCCGTCCATCCCGCTGCTCGCCGACGACCTCAAGGCCGTCATCGCCGCCACCGCCCCCGGCCGGCTGCCCGTCCTGCTGGCCGGGCACTCCATGGGTGGCATGGCCGTCCTCGCGCTCGCCGCCCAGCACCCGCACCTCATCGGCGACAAGGTCACCGCCGTCCTCCTCGCCGCGACCACCGGCGGCGGCCTCGACCTCTGGGGCCCCCAACACCCGCCGCTGAAGCGCCTGGTCGGGCTCACCCGCCACGTCATGGCCGCGGCATGCATCCACGCCCCGCTGCCGGCCCACCGCATCCGCGAACTCGTCCGTCCGCGCCCCTACGCCCAGCCGCCGATCGACCACGCCGCCCGCTGGTTCAAGGCCCTCATGCGGCACGACGTCGCCGACCAGCTCGACGCCCTCCGGCGCATCCCGGTCCACATCCTCGTCGGAGAGAACGACCAGACCATCCCGCCCATCCACGCGTTGCGGCTCGCCGCGCAGATCTCCACTTCGCAGCTCCACGTCGTCGCCGGCGGCGGACACCGGCTGCCCACGCAGCACCCCGAGGAGTTCCTTGCCGTACTGGAGCGGGCCTGCGCCGACGCACTGCCCCCCGCCGGCCGCTGGCATCGCCGGATCAGCCGCCGGGAACGCGCGCGACCGTCGACATCGGTGACTGGAGCCCGTACGGCAGACTCACGAGCCAGCTGAACACCGCCACGACCGGGGTCGCCGCGGCACCGCGGCCCCGGAACAACGACAGGACGAGCACGTGAACCACACCGCAGGTCCCGCCGGGCCTTCGGAACGCAGCCAGATCCCTGCGTTCCTGCGCCGGCTCGATCCGCCACGCACCCTCGACGGCCGACCCGACTACCGGCCGCCCGCGGCGATCCTCGCGTCCTGCACCGCGCTCGTCTTCATGTTCACCGGCTTCTACCTGGCCCTGTACTCCAAGCTCTGGCACAACCACCAGCACCTCGCCCTGGCCGCCGTGTTCGCCGGCGCCGTCCTGCCGGCGCTCGCCTTCTACACGATCACCCGCCGCCTGCTCGCCCGCATCGGCCTCTACCTGTGGCAGAGCGTCCTCGCCAGCGTCCTCCTCCTGGCCATCATGGGATCGGCGCCCGACTGGGCACAGGCGCTGTTCCCCCGGGCCGACGACCGGTACGAAAGGGAGCTCGGCGGGCCGGGACAGTGCCTGCACGGCACGCCGTACAACCTCGACCGCGCCCAGACCACCTACGCGGATGAACACCCCGGCCAGATGGTCATCGACCCCATCGCCGACGGCCTGCCCGCGCTCCGCCTGGACCACGCGCTCGACGGCGGCCTGAAGAACCTGGTCCCCGCCGACGCCGCCGCCCGCGAGATCCTCGACCGGTACGGCTGCTGACGGCGTCAGCAGGTCAGATCACCAGTAGCGGAACTGGTGAGGAGAGGGCGGCGTGTACTCCTCCCAAAGTGGGCCGTCATGGGACCGGCGCTCCCGATCGCCGGTCAGACCCACGATCCGGTGCACGGGCGCACTCAGCTCGTGCCCGGTGTCGCGGGCGGTGAAGGTGAGCACGCGACGGCGCAGATCCCAGCCGCCGACGGCCCCGTACAAGACGTGCATTGCCGTGTCGCCGCGGACGCCGGTCTCGACGATGAGCCGCATGACGCCGCGCGGAGGGTGAGGCTCGGTCAGCTCCCGCAGCTCCTGGCCGGCCGGACCACCAGCGGTGTCGTCCGGGACCCAGATCCACTGGCCCATCTCGAACGTCTGCCTCCACTGCCACCGGGAGTCCTCCTGACGCTGGGGCGCCCAGTGCACCGGCGGTTCGGACCCGCGCCGCCCGCGCAGCAGCGCGCGGGCCTGCCGCACCTGCTCGGAAGGGCGGGGACGACGGCCGTCCTCGGCGACATCCTCGGCCAGCAGAGGAAAGGCGGTTCGCAGCAGAGCGCGGGCCGCACCGAGCACCGCGGGAGCAGGCTCCTGCGGCGTGAGACCGTCCTCGGCGAGTTGCTCACCGGCGATCAGACGGTCCCGTTGGCGAGCGGTGTGGGCGAGCGCACGCTCGGCGGCGAACTCGGGCACGGCCAGGACCACCGCGTCCGCGGTCAGGCTCTTGCCGTAGGGGTTGTAGCGCTGTTCCGCGCCGCCCCACGGAACGCGCGGGCCGATCTGCTCGTACTGGGCCAGGAACGCAAGATCGCGGTCGTGCGGTCCGGTCAGCGGCCAGCCGCACACCAGCAGCAACTGCTGCTTGTCCGAGCCCTGCGACGCCCCGGCAAGCTCGGCCTCCAAGCGGGCACACCAGCGCTGCACGAAGGAGTGCCACTGATGGTGGAACTCGGCCTCCGCCCAGGCGGCCGGCGAGGCGTGCCCCGCCGCGCAGGTCATCGCCGGCAGCGGCAGCGCGGTCACATCCCGCACCCGGGCCCTGCCCCACTCCTGGGTCACCACGGCGGAGGCGTAGTCGAGCGCGCCGCCCGCGCCCCGCCCCTGCTCACGCGCCCGCGTCCAGGCCGCGCGGACCATCGCCCACAATTCCAGCGACGGCCGCCCGTACCCGTATCCGTAGCCGGTGCCGATCACGGCGCCCAAGGCGCTGGACTCCGCGTGCACCTTGCGATCAGCCGCGACCGCGTCACAAGCAGCGGTCACCTATGCCGTGGCCGTCGCGGACGGCGCGGCCGCCCGGTACGCGGCCAGCGCCTCGTCCGACCGCTCGACCACGGCGGTCCACGCCCGCAGTGCCCGCCACCCTTGGGCGCCGAGCTCGGCATGATCGAGGACCGGCTTGAGGAGGGCTCGCACCGCGGCATCGTCGTGCCGGGCCGCCCGTTCCAGCGCCTGGGCGTACGACGGCCAGGTACGGGGTCCGCTCGCGCCGGCCAGTTCGGTCGCGCGGGCATCGGCCCGCAGAATCTCCTCCAGCGCCTGCCACAACACCCCTGCCCCCTCCGGCAGTTCCACAGCGCCGACGCAGCCGGAGCACAGCTCGGCCAGCGCATCCAGCACCACGACCTGATCCGGGGCTCGTCCCGCCAGCCTGGCCGCGTGCTGACAGTGCCCCCAGGACTTGCCCTCCGGAACCGGGACGTGCCACTTCCCCGTTCCGGCACGTACGAGCTTGACCTTCGCCTCTACGACCGCCGGCAGGTCGATGTCCAGGCGCCGCAACTCGACTCGGTCCAGTGACGGCAGACGGCTCTGGCCGTGCCTCATACTTCAACCCGCCTTGCTCTGTGCCGTTCGTTGCGCCGCCACGCTACCGGCGTACGGGGCCACTGGGAGCGAGGTATCGGCGGCACCGGGCGTTCGCGCAGCTCAGTACCTCGCCGTACACCGCGGCGCCAGCAGCGCCGCCCCGCAGCGGATTCGGTCAACTTCCCACGTCACGATGCGGACCGGGTGACGATGGCTCATGAACGCCCGCTGCTCGCCCGCCCGCTCCCGAGCAGTCGAGGAACTGGCGGAGGCCACGGAGAAGTGGGGCTGTGCCGTGCTCGACGACCCGGGAATCGCCGAGCTCGCCGGCCAACTTGCCCAGGTGGCAGGTCACGTTCCACAAGACCGCCTCAACCGGGGCGAGGCCGCAGCCGCCCTGGAGGCGGCCGCTGAGCACCTGCGGGCCGCGGCGCGGCTGGGCGGCCTGCTTCCCCTCGTCGCCCTCCACCACCTCAACGTCGCTCTTCAGTGTGAACGCAGCGCACGGCAGGGCCAGGCCCTGCCGGTTCCCGCCGCCCACCGATGAAGACGAGCCGACCAATGCCGGGCGGGCCGGGAAGCTCGACCCGCCGGAAGTACCGGAGCCGATCTCCCCTCCCGGCCGAGCACCGTGATGCGGAGCCGGCCAGGGCGGCACCCTCGTCTGCGAGGCTGAGCGCATGAACATCGTCGACGTCGCCCTGGACAGCATCTGGCCCGCTGAACTGCGCACCGACCGGCTGCTCCTGCGACCGGTCACCCCCCAGGACGCCGACGTCGTCCGCGAGCTGCTGACCGACGTAAGGGTCCGCGCCTACCTGGGCGGCCCCGCGTCCCCCGAGCGCGTCGCCGCCCGCCAGGCCGCGTACCCGCAGACGCCCGGTGCCTGGGCCATCGTCCGAGTCGCCGACGGCCGAGCGGTCGGACTGGCGAGCATCGGCGCCGACCCGCGGTGCGAAGGCCGGGCCGAAGTCTCCTACCAGCTCCTGCCCTCCGCCTGGGGCGGCGGCCTGGGACGGGAGGCGGTCGGCGCCGTCGTCAGCTGGTGGACAGCGACGGTGCCCGACGGCGGTCCGGTCGTCGCCGTCACCCAGGCGACCAACGCCCGCTCGCGCCGTCTACTGGAGTCGCTCGGCATGATCCTCGTCGACCAGCTTGACGAGCACGGATCCCAGCAGTGCGTCTATACCCCCGGTGGCGATCAGGACGACTCCGACCTGCGCTGGCTCCGCCTGACCGCCTCACACCTGGACGTGGTCGAGCGCCGCCGTGGCGCGCAGGCCCGCGCCACCGCCGCAGGACGGCGCCTTCCGGAGGACCTCACCATCCTCACTGCCGAAGCAGCGTCCCTGCTCTGCCCCGCTCGCCACGGGACCTACGGCCGGATCTGCGCCCGCGAGGCCGGGCACATGCCGGCCCTCCATCTCGGCCGGGCGTCCGACGGTGGCTGGATCGCCTGGCTGGAGGACTTTCCTGTGTGACGCCCCGCGCGGTCCGTGGCGCGGCGGGCGCGCACCACCAGGTGCCTGGACACGTCACCGCAGCCGGGTCACCGTCACCACCCCATGGCGCGTGGTACCCGCCAGGACCTCGGCGACCAGCCCGGTCTCCACCGCGCTGTACGCCGCCCCGGACGCCGTACGCGCGGACCGCCCGGGGCCCGCACCGGCCAGCCGCACCGCCACCGCGCGCGCTACCGGCGCGCTCACCGGCTGAGACAGGACCGTCGGCCCCTCCGGCAGCCGCACGGCCAGAGCCCGCGGCCGCGCGCGGGAACCGGTGAAGCCGACGACGTCCACGTCCACCGTCTCCGCGTGACGCACCTTCCGCCAGATCCTCGACGCCCGGTACGGCGAAGCGGCGTGCTTGGCGACCAGGCCCTCCACACCCTGCGGGCGCAGCGCCTCGTACCAGACCAGTGCGGTCTCGCGGTCGTCCGTCGCCGGCACAGCCTGCAACGGCGGGCCCACGTCCTGCAGGACGTCCAGGAGCAGCGCCCGGCGTTCCACGTAGGGGCGGGACCGGACGTCCCCGAGCTCGGAGTGGACCAGGATGTCCCAGGCGGCGAACGAGGCGGGATGCCGGGCCGCCAGCTGCGCGGCGCGGGCGGGGGAGGACGCGGCGCGCGCCTGGGCCGCCCCGAAGTCGACGCGGCCGTCGACGTAGACGACGGCTTCGCCGTCCAGGACCGTCCCGACCGGGAGCCGCTGGCCGGCGCGCGCCAGGTCAGCCCAGACCGCGCTCACGTCCCGTCCTGATCGGGACTGCAGCCGCACCCTGCCCGCCTCGCACCACAAGATCGTTCTGTGCCCGTCCAGTTTCGGCTCGAACCACCAGCCCCGGCCCGCCGGCAGCTCCGGCACGGCCTGGGCGAGCGCCACCGCCACGGGGAACTCCACGCCACCAGCCTGCGGCCCCCGCCGCTGCGCCGCGCGCCGACCGCCGCATGGGCAGCGTGGCGGGCGGCAGAGGCAGGGACTGGCGTCTGAACTGCGACTACGTCTCCTGGACGCCGAAGAGGCTTTCCTGTACCGAGACGTCGACGGACGTCTCCGGCTTCGGCCGAAGGCCGGCAGCGGCATCGAGGTCGAGCAGCGTGGACCAGTGGCCGGCGACAGCTCCGTCGCGGAGCAGCCGTCCGAACAGGTCGGCGGTGACCTCGACATCCGGCATCGCCCGGTGCCGGCCGGGCGGCTGGGCAATGCCGTAGTAGCGCAGCAGTGCGTCCAGCCCGTACGAGGACATGCCGCGGATGACCTGCTTGGCCATCTTGAGGGTGTTCAGGAACGGGGTGGAACCGAGGACGGGGCAGTGCTGGCGCTGGCGGGCGGTCAGCCCTGCCTCGGTCGAGGCGTGCTGGGCCACGAGCCGGTAGGGCGGAGCGGTCAGGCACTGGTCGAGCCCGGCGAGTACCGCGGCTGGTCCGGGGGCGCGGCGCAGGGCGGCTTCGCTCATACCGTGGACCAGGTCCCGCGGGGTGATCGGCACTTCCGCCGACGGCTGGATCAAGGACTCGAAACGGCCGTCCTCGACCAGCCGGCCGTCGCGGACGACCAAGGCGAGGGCCGCGACCTCGGTGGGTTCGGCCGGTCGGCCCGCCGGCGTGAGCGCCTCGAAGTCGATCACGACGAAGGTCGTGCCGCGCAGGTTGTCCATCAGCACCGTCATCGAGCGGCATCCTGCCCGATCGAGGCCGCTGCCGGCGGCGGTTCATCGGGTCGGGCGTGTGGCAGGGGGCTCGACGGCGGCTCTGCCCCTGCAGCACTGGGTAGCCCGGCGGCCAGAAGATGAGTACGCCGACTCACGCCCGGCCCGCGGCCACCACCGACGATGAAGATCAACATCGCCGAAGCCGGGAGACCGCTCATGCTCAGCCGCATCGCCGACCTTCTGGTCCCCGCCGTCGGCCGCCTGTCAGTGACCGCCGACCCGCGCGCCGAGCTGGCTCCGGGCAGCATCATCGCCGCGAACCACACCTCCCTCGCCGACCCCGCCATCGTCATCGCCGCCCTTCGCCGCCTCGGCGCCGAGCCAGTCATCATGGCCGCCGCCGGGCTGTGGCGCGTCCCACTGCTTGGCCGCGCCCTCGCCCGGGAAGGGCACGTCCCCGTCATCCGCGGGGACCGGCGCGCCGCGGACGCACTGGATGTAGCAGCCGACGCCCTGGAGCAGGGACGGATGATCCTCATCTACGCCGAGGGAGGGCTCCCCCGACGCCGGGACGCCGCGGAAGCCGCCCCCGAGACCTTCCGCAGTGGCCTGGCCCGGCTCGCCGCGCGCACCGGTGCCCCCGTCGTTCCCGTCGGCCAGGCCGGGGCCCGCCGGGTCACCTCGGGCAGCACCAACAAGCAGCTCGCAGGCCTTGCCACCGCGCCCTTGCGCCGGCCGGAACTGCATGTCCATGTGGGTGCACCCCTCGCGCTGACCGGCGACCGCACCGTACAGACGGCGCGGGCCCGGACCGCGGTGACCACGGCGTGGCGGACGGCGGCCGCCCACCTGGGAGAGCCCGCCGCGCTCGCCGCGTAGCGACCGGCGGCCCCGCAGCCCAGAGTTCCGCCCCTCCACGCCTCGGACCGGGGTGGAGACCCTCGACGTCGCGCTGGACGAATGGATGCGGCGGATCGCCGGGGGCGCACGGGGGTGAATACGGCGCAGTGGGCCCCACGGCGGACGCGACGCTTCTACGATGGCGACCTGGCCAGACACGTACCGCCACGGCCGTCCGCCGCTCGTCCACATCCGCGCGGCTTCGCTGACGGCAAGGGTTTCCGGACCCCGTGCTGCGTCGTGGTGCCGTCCGTCCCTCGCACTCCCCCGCCGCGGCACGATGTGGGCGCCCAGCGCGCTGCGGCCGAGGAACGAGCCATGCCGAAGAACCGCACCACCGCCCAGCAGCGGGCCCGACAGATCCAGCACGCCCCCGGAACCCACCTCCCGTACGGGCAGGCGCTGCACGCCGCCCGCAGCCGTCAACTTCACCCGGACCAGGCACGCAAGGCGCTCCGGGCGCTCGCCGAAGCACACGACATCGCCGTGTCCTGGCGCGACTGCCTCCAGGGACATCTGGCCGCCGCCGACCAGGCCGGCTGGCCCACCATGAACGACGCCATCTCACTGTGCGAGGACCTCTACCGGCTGAGCGGCGTCCCCGCCCCGGACGAGGTCCTGCCGGGCATCCCCCCGGCGCTCCGGTACTTCCCGCTCAACCACATCCGTGACGCACTGAACAAGGGGAGCGCCCCCGACTACCTGGGCGCTGTCGTCGACGCGCTCACGGGCCCGCTCCGCCACCTCCTGCGGCGTCCGTACGGATCACGCCCGCGGCAGGACGAC
The window above is part of the Streptomyces griseiscabiei genome. Proteins encoded here:
- a CDS encoding ATP-dependent DNA ligase — translated: MEFPVAVALAQAVPELPAGRGWWFEPKLDGHRTILWCEAGRVRLQSRSGRDVSAVWADLARAGQRLPVGTVLDGEAVVYVDGRVDFGAAQARAASSPARAAQLAARHPASFAAWDILVHSELGDVRSRPYVERRALLLDVLQDVGPPLQAVPATDDRETALVWYEALRPQGVEGLVAKHAASPYRASRIWRKVRHAETVDVDVVGFTGSRARPRALAVRLPEGPTVLSQPVSAPVARAVAVRLAGAGPGRSARTASGAAYSAVETGLVAEVLAGTTRHGVVTVTRLR
- a CDS encoding 3'-5' exonuclease → MTVLMDNLRGTTFVVIDFEALTPAGRPAEPTEVAALALVVRDGRLVEDGRFESLIQPSAEVPITPRDLVHGMSEAALRRAPGPAAVLAGLDQCLTAPPYRLVAQHASTEAGLTARQRQHCPVLGSTPFLNTLKMAKQVIRGMSSYGLDALLRYYGIAQPPGRHRAMPDVEVTADLFGRLLRDGAVAGHWSTLLDLDAAAGLRPKPETSVDVSVQESLFGVQET
- a CDS encoding lysophospholipid acyltransferase family protein — encoded protein: MLSRIADLLVPAVGRLSVTADPRAELAPGSIIAANHTSLADPAIVIAALRRLGAEPVIMAAAGLWRVPLLGRALAREGHVPVIRGDRRAADALDVAADALEQGRMILIYAEGGLPRRRDAAEAAPETFRSGLARLAARTGAPVVPVGQAGARRVTSGSTNKQLAGLATAPLRRPELHVHVGAPLALTGDRTVQTARARTAVTTAWRTAAAHLGEPAALAA